Below is a genomic region from Methanocorpusculum vombati.
ATCACTGCTGCGTTCACCTCCCATCCCGATGGTCAGCCGCTTATCCCGATGCTGTTTATTACGATTGCCTGCGGCATTCTCTCCGGATTTCATGCGACCCAGTCGCCGATAGTCTCACGAACGATGCAGTCCGAAAAGGACGGACGGAAGATCTTCTACGGCATGATGATCGCAGAAGGTATTATCGCGATGATCTGGGCTGCGGTAACCTCGATCCTGTTTGCCCTTGAGCCGGAGATGCTTGCCTCTTCAAACGGCAATCTGATCATTTCAACTGCGGTTGGCGTTGTACTGCCGGCTGCTCTTGCCTCGCTTTCCCTCGTTGTGTTCATCTTTCTTTCGGTCACGAGCGGCGATACGGCGTTGCGGGTTCTCCGGACGTCAGTTGCGGATTATCTGAAGATCGATCAGACTCCCGCAAAACTCCGCATTCTCGTACTGTTTCCGCTTGTTCTCCTTATCTGCGGCCTTCTGATCTGGTCAAATCTTTCACCGACAGGGTATGCAGTGCTGTGGAACTACTTTGCCTGGTTCAATCAGCTTATCGCTTCCTGTGCCCTGCTGCTTGCTACGGCATATCTGGCAAGCAGGGCAAAACCGTATCTTATCACGGCGGTTCCCGGAACACTGATTCTCTTTATGTGCATCAGCTACATTGTGTGGGTGAGTCCGGCACATCTGGCGGGAACACCGCTCGGACTGGGTCTGCCGCTTGCGGTGTCGTATGCGGTCGCAGCAGTGCTGAGCGTGATCCTTTGTGCTGCTGCGGTTTTCACGGGCCGCCGTCTCGGAAATGATCCGGTATTTTCGGCGGATGCGCCTGCGATGTATGCGGATGAATGAAACATTCAATTGCCTCTCACCGAAGGTTTTGATCTCACTCAACTATTTCAATGTATTTAGATATAGTTATCATCAGGTCAAAAGAAAATACTAGTTACTCAGGTGTTGATTTTGATGACTGCCGGTGAACTTTTCCTCATTTTTTTTGCTCTCATTATAATCAGCATTGGCTGTATCCTCTGGGATACCCGGAGAACGAAAAGACTCGCCTCTGAGCGGGCACAGCGCATTACGGAAATACAACAGAGTACCGTTCATCAGCAAATGTCCGAATCAGTCAGAAATTTCCATTGCGAGATAGAAACCCTCCGGAATAATTTCATAGCCCACCGTGATCTGTTGCGTATTCAGAATCAATTTCAGAATGTATATACATATTTTACCCGTCTCCCGCCATGGTATCCATTCGGAAAAAACGAACTAACCTTCCTTGACACGTACGCTCATTTGGATTCCTGTGTTGGAAAATGGAATAGGATGTTCATCGAAAAGGAACTGGAAGAAACCAACGAATTTTTTTCAAACATTGAGGGAAAATCTCTGGATGTCCAGCAGCGTACTGCTGCAATTACTGATGAAGACAATCTTCTCGTTGTGGCAGGTGCAGGCAGTGGAAAGACGCTTACGATCTGTGGAAAAGTCCGATACCTCATCGAAAGAAAACATATTCGTCCTGAAGAAATTCTTCTGATATCCTATACCAAGAAAGCAACTGAGGAGTTGAGGAATCGTGTTTCCGGTGGGCGTGATGTTGCCGTTGATACAAAAACATTCCATAAACTTGGTCTCGACCTGATTACCGAATCACAAGGTTTCCGACCGAATATTGCAGGGGAATATTTCTTACAATCCCATATTCAGACGTACTTTGCGTCTCTTGGAAATGATCCGGAGGGTGTTGCTGCACTTATGACCTATTTCGGGAGTTATATTCATATTCCGGAGGAGTTCAGGACCTGTGCCTCTCCTGATGATGTAGCGAAACTTTGTCAGAAGCTGCAATTTGAAACGCTGCGTTCTGCTGCCAGTACCTATCTTGAAAATATTCAGCGGACACGTCGCATCACACATTCCTTTGAGCAGGTGAAGAGCTTTGAAGAACTTGCCATCGCAAATTATCTGTATCTCAACGGAATAGATTATGAATACGAACGTCCGTATCCTTACACCACGAGAAATTCTGAAAGAAAACCCTATCAGCCTGATTTCTATCTTCCGGAATATGATCTGTATCTTGAGCACTTTGGTATCTCTGCGGATGGATCTGTTCCGTGGTTGCCTCCGGAAAAAGCACATGAATATCTGGAAGGCATCACGTGGAAACGTTCTCTTCACCAAATTCATGGAACAACACTTCTGGAGACCTATTCCTATTATCAGAAGGAAGGTGTTCTTTTATCGAAATTAGAGGAATTACTTCGTTCTCATGGGGTAATATTCCGACCCAGGGATCTTACCAGCATGTACACGGCATGGATGGAGCAGAAGTATCTTAGCGGCTATTCGGATTTTGTTCGTCTCATTGCTGAATTTATTACCTTGTATAAATCCAATGGATATACTGATCTTCCTTCAGAGGTATTTTCCGACAATCTCCCGCACAATCCCTATCTTCGTGAACGAACACGGCTTTTCCTTGAAATTGTATCACCGATATTTTCCGGATATCAGAAGAAGCTGCAATCCACAGATCAGATCGATTTTTCGGATATGATTCATCGTGCAACGGACGCAGTGAATCGCGGATCCTTTTTTCTTCGCTACCGCTATATCGTCGTTGATGAATTTCAGGATATTTCCGTTGGAAGATTCCAACTGATTCAGGCACTTCGCAAGAGATGCAATGCAAAAGTGGTCTGTGTTGGGGATGACTGGCAGTCCATTTTCCGGTTTGCCGGATCTGATATCGGACTCTTCACCAATTTTGAAACCTATTTTGGGTACTCAGCAGTATTGAGAATTGAGAAAACCTATCGTAATTCTCAGGAACTGGTGACAACTTCCGGAAAATTTGTGATGGAAAATCCAAAACAACTGAAAAAGAATCTCCGTTCTGAGGTGCATAATGTTCAGCCGGTTAAGGTTGTTCCCTACAAGACTTCACCAGCCGAAGCGCTCAAAATTATTGTAGAAGATATTGTTGCGGATTTTGGTGATTCTGCTCATGTGATGGTATTGGGACGGACAAATTATGACATTGAACCCCAAGGCTCCTGTGTATTTGGTGAAGGATTTTCTCTGAAAAAAGTCCGGACTGCGGGTTCCGATACCCAGACGCTGGTCATCTCTGAAAAATACCCTCATCTTGTTCTGGAATTTCTAACAGTTCATCGTTCCAAAGGATTGGAGGCAGACAATGTTATCATTCTGAATCTGGAAAACAGGCGATTGGGTTTTCCGAATAAGATTGTGGATGATCCGATCCTTGAATTAGTGCTAACCCAGAAAGACGGGTATCTATATGGGGAAGAGCGGCGGTTGTTTTATGTTGCGCTTACCAGAACACGAAACAATGTGTATCTTCCGGTTCCCCAGAGGAAATCCTTGATATCAGTCTTTGTACCGGAACTGATACATCTGGACCCTGAGAATGTTTCCTATCCAACGGAGTATTCTTTGACAAAAAAGGATGCCGTGTTGTGTCCAAAATGTGGTGCCGAGATGGTCAAGCGGCATGGTAAGTACGGCTGGTTCTATGGATGCAGCCGATATCCGGACTGCCGGGGGACGCGTCCTATCTCCTATAATGATTCCGGAATAAAACGGACATAAACCGTTCGCTTTTAGGTACTTTTTCCCAAACTATTTCTATGACATTTGATACACATTATGATACACGATGTCTCCCCGTCTTGTCTCTGAGTTCCGCAGCCGGTTTGCCGCGTCCGGCATGACCGGAGATCTCGTCCGCGATTTTCAGAACGAGGTGATGGAGTTCTATGAAACCAAAGGGCGGCACGATATGGAGTGGCGGCACAACTTCGATCCGTACCGCATTGTAGTCTCAGAAGTGATGTTACAGCAGACCCAGGTGCCGCGGGTTGCGGTGATGTATCCGCAGTTCATCGAAAAGTTCCCGGATTTTGCCGCACTTGCTGCTGCCCCGCAGGCGGAACTTCTTGCTGCATGGCAGGGTATGGGATACAACCGGCGTGCACTGAATCTTCAGAAACTCGCGGTTGCGATCACCCATGAGTTCGGCGGGGTTTTGCCAGAGGACCCGGAAGCGCTTGCAGCGCTTCCGGGAATCGGTCCTGCCACGTCTTGTTCTATTGCGGCATTTGCCTTCAACCGGCCGGTTGTCTTCATCGAGACCAACATCCGCCGCGTGTTCATTCATTACTTCTTCTCCGATACCACTGTTGTGGACGACCGCGACCTTCTCCCGCTGGTGGAAGCCTGTCTTCTGCCGGGCAGATCCCGTGAGTGGTACTGGGCGCTGATGGATCTGGGCACTGCCCTCAAAACATCCGTCCCGAACCCGAACCGGAGAAGCCGCCAGTATGTGAAACAGTCGGCATTCGCCGGTTCCGACCGGCAGATTCGCGGAGCACTGCTTCGTCTGCTGCTTGCCGGGGATTTGGGGGACTGTGCGAGTCTGGCAAAAGCGATCGGGGCATCCCAAGATAGGGTTGCGGGTATATTGGATGAGATGTGCCGCGAAGGATTCTTTGTGCAGGAAGAGGGCGGCGGGTACCGCGTGCGGTGATTGTTGTTTTCCGGAAAAAAAGATCAGATGTAATCCCCGATATCCATCTCGCGGGAAATAATCGTATCACAGTACTGACAGCGGAACCCCCGCGGATGCACCACAAACCTGCTCTGTGCCGGCTCACGGGTATTGCTGATACAGTTCGGGTTCGGGCACTTAATCACGCCCACGATATCTGACGGAACCTCCACCGGCTTTTTGGCAACCACCTTAAACTCCCGGATAATACTGATCTTTGCATCCGGCGCAATAAGCGCAATCTTATCCACCTCCGACTTCACCAGCTCGCGGTTCTCGATTTTTACCATATCCTTTCTGCCGCCGCGGCTGCTCGTCACATTCGTCGCAACCGTAAACGTCACATTCGTCCCGTCCTGAATCCCGAGAATACGGATCACCGTCAGCCCCTCGCCCGGCGTAATGTGATCGATTACCGTACCGTTTTTGATAGGCGAGATCACAATCCCTTCCGAAACCGATCGTTTCATGGACTCATCACCTCATGTAACATCGCCATCCGCACCGGGACACCGTAATGCGCCTGCTGGAAGTACTTCGCACACGGCAGATTGTCCACCGCAGGATCAATCTCATCCACCCGCGGCAGCGGGTGGAGTACAATCATCGACGGCTTCGCCCGTTCCAGCAGTTCCGGCGTTACCCGGTACGTTGCCGCAAAACTTGCAAATGCTGCCGGATCCGGGAACCGTTCCCGCTGCAGCCGTGTCACATACAACACATCAAGCTCGGGGATAGTCTCTTCAATACTCTCGTGCACAATAATCTCCATCCCCGCATCGGCAAGATCCTGCTTCAGATGATTCGGCAGATCCAGCCCTTCCGGCGCAATCGTATGCAGCCGGATATTATTGTACTTCGTCAGCGCATCCGCCAGGGAATGTACTGTTCTGCCGTAACGGAGATCGCCCTGCAACCCCACATCAATATTTTCCAGACGCATCGACTTGCGGATCGTAAACAGATCCAGAAGCGTCTGCGACGGGTGCTGTCCCGCTCCGTCGCCGCCGTTAATTACTGGCACACTCGCAACCTCGCTTGCAAGCCGGGCAGCGCCCTCCTTTGGGTGCCGGAGCACAATCGCATCCGCATACCCGGAGATAACACGGATGGTATCGGAAAGCGTTTCACCTTTTGCAATTGACGACGCCTCCACACTGCCGAGATTCAGAATCTTTCCGCCGAGCCGCATCATCGCCGACGAAAACGACATTCTGGTCCGGGTACTGGGTTCAAAAAAGAGCACTGCAAGAATTTTTCCCTCAAGTTCATGCCCCGTGAACGCATTCTGATCAAACTTTGCTGCAGCAGTGAGAAGAGCGTCTATCTCTTCACGGTCCATGTCCCGTACAGACAGGATATTTTTTTGATCATATGTCATGTGAGATCGACCAACTCTGATGTATCTGTATTTGTCCGGTGAGGGATAAATAATGGTCGTCTCAACGTCGAAAGAAATCCTTAATCTCTTTCCCCTGCATACAGAAGTGACAATGATTCATATAATTCCCAAACCCACCGATACCCCGGATGACAACTCAACCGGCATGGTGATGACGGAACTGAAAAAAATGGGCGTACCCTTCGCTGTCCTTGATCTCGCTGCGGTCGATCCGTTCCATCTTCCGGTCGAAGGAGAAACCATCTGGGCCTGCGGGATTCGTCAGGACGGCGTGCAGTTTGAACTTCTGAAAGCTCTCGAACTTGCAAACCATGTGATCAACTCGCCGGAAGCAATCGCCACCTGCGCAAGCAAAGTCACCACCACCGCAAAACTGATCCATGCCGGAGCGCCGAGTCCTGACACCTGTTTTACGAATGACAAATCGGTCGTCGCCGAGTTCCTCGCGGCCCACGGCGGGCGGGCTGTGTACAAACCCGTTTACGGGTTTGACGGAAACGGCATCTATCTCTTTGAGTCGGTTGATCAGATCACCGAAGTTCCCCCGTACTACGTGCAGGAGTACGTCAGAAACGATCGCGACTACCGCATTTTTGTCATCGGAGGAAAAGCGGTCGGCGCAATCAAACGGGAGTCGGCGCATCTCACCCACAACATCCATCAGGGCGGCTGCGGCTGTGCCGTGGAGATTCCGCCGGATATGCGGGCCGCCGCAGAAGCTGCCGCCACTGCCGTCGGGATTGACTACTGCGGCGTCGACCTTCTGCCGCTGGACGACGGCGGCTACACGGTTCTTGAGGTGAACGGAACCCCGAACTGGCACTGTATGACAGCCCCCATTCCGCGACTGCTGGCCGAGTATCTGGTCGAGCAGGAAAAAGAAGGAAGAAAATAATATTTTTTTAGTGTTCGCGTTCCGACTCCATCTCTTTGAGCGTCTTTTCCGCAAGTTCCTTCATACGGGTCGGAATGCCGCGGGAAGAGATGGTCTCAAACTCTTTCATGGATGCAGCAAGTTCTGAACCGAGGATGAAGATTGCGTATTTGTGCTCAAGTTTACTGCGGTTAATCTGATCCGGCTGGATCTTCAGAGCCGTGTACTGCGGAAATTTCAGATCCGGGTTGATCGATTCAAAGTATTCCTTAATATCATAAAATATCTGGTGCAGTTCGATGAGTTCTTCCTTATGCATTGTGCCATTAACGTAAGAGGTATAGCACCATAAGCATTTGCCCCTCCCCTGCCGTCACGATTTCTTCTTCCCCATGGAGAGTTCTTCAGCCTTGCGTCAGTTCTCGTTCATCTCCCCACTCCGTCATCAACCGTTGATTTCCGCAGCCCCGAAAGGGGCGAGTGCGCCGGAATTGTGCATTTCTCTGGTGTTCCCCCGCTCCGTCCAAGGCGGAGCGGAGGAACACCAGATTAGAAATAGCAATTCCGGGGCACAATACCTATCTCTCTGTCGCACAAATACGTAATGAAGTATTTCAGGAGCAGCTGTGAAATCCATCTACGTTATCGGCCACCGCCACCCGGATACGGACAGTATCTGCAGTGTGATAGGGTATGCCGCCTACCTCAATAAACAGGGTTCCGGCCAGTACATCGCCGCCCGCTGCGGCGACCTGAACGCCGAGTCCCGTTATGCTTTGGAAAAGTTCGGAGTGGAAGCGCCCGAACTTATTCTCAGTGTTGAGCCGTCTGTCGCGGATATTGCGTTCACGTATCCGCAGAGTGCGACGGCAAGTACGCCGACGATTGATGTGATCGAGGCGATGGACGCAAACGATCTGCGGAATCTTCCGATCACCGACAGTACCGGTAAACTGATCGGTCTCGTGAGTGAGCATGGTCTTGCCCGCGCTTATGTGAGTACGATCAAGCGGGAGAACTTAACAATGTCGCCGATGCCGGTCGATACGCTGGCACGGATTCTTTCCGCGGATGTCCGCGTGAAGAAACACGAGGTGCTTGAGGGGTCGGTGTACATTTCGATTGATGCACTGCATGTGATCCTTTCCCGTATCACGGCAAAGGATATTGCCATCGTCGGGGATGATGAGCCGACCCAGCTGGCGCTGGTGTCGGCGGGAATTGCGGCGCTGATTATTGCGGACTCCGCTCCGGTCGGCGGG
It encodes:
- a CDS encoding A/G-specific adenine glycosylase, with the translated sequence MSPRLVSEFRSRFAASGMTGDLVRDFQNEVMEFYETKGRHDMEWRHNFDPYRIVVSEVMLQQTQVPRVAVMYPQFIEKFPDFAALAAAPQAELLAAWQGMGYNRRALNLQKLAVAITHEFGGVLPEDPEALAALPGIGPATSCSIAAFAFNRPVVFIETNIRRVFIHYFFSDTTVVDDRDLLPLVEACLLPGRSREWYWALMDLGTALKTSVPNPNRRSRQYVKQSAFAGSDRQIRGALLRLLLAGDLGDCASLAKAIGASQDRVAGILDEMCREGFFVQEEGGGYRVR
- the pyrB gene encoding aspartate carbamoyltransferase; protein product: MTYDQKNILSVRDMDREEIDALLTAAAKFDQNAFTGHELEGKILAVLFFEPSTRTRMSFSSAMMRLGGKILNLGSVEASSIAKGETLSDTIRVISGYADAIVLRHPKEGAARLASEVASVPVINGGDGAGQHPSQTLLDLFTIRKSMRLENIDVGLQGDLRYGRTVHSLADALTKYNNIRLHTIAPEGLDLPNHLKQDLADAGMEIIVHESIEETIPELDVLYVTRLQRERFPDPAAFASFAATYRVTPELLERAKPSMIVLHPLPRVDEIDPAVDNLPCAKYFQQAHYGVPVRMAMLHEVMSP
- the pyrI gene encoding aspartate carbamoyltransferase regulatory subunit, giving the protein MKRSVSEGIVISPIKNGTVIDHITPGEGLTVIRILGIQDGTNVTFTVATNVTSSRGGRKDMVKIENRELVKSEVDKIALIAPDAKISIIREFKVVAKKPVEVPSDIVGVIKCPNPNCISNTREPAQSRFVVHPRGFRCQYCDTIISREMDIGDYI
- a CDS encoding UvrD-helicase domain-containing protein — its product is MFIEKELEETNEFFSNIEGKSLDVQQRTAAITDEDNLLVVAGAGSGKTLTICGKVRYLIERKHIRPEEILLISYTKKATEELRNRVSGGRDVAVDTKTFHKLGLDLITESQGFRPNIAGEYFLQSHIQTYFASLGNDPEGVAALMTYFGSYIHIPEEFRTCASPDDVAKLCQKLQFETLRSAASTYLENIQRTRRITHSFEQVKSFEELAIANYLYLNGIDYEYERPYPYTTRNSERKPYQPDFYLPEYDLYLEHFGISADGSVPWLPPEKAHEYLEGITWKRSLHQIHGTTLLETYSYYQKEGVLLSKLEELLRSHGVIFRPRDLTSMYTAWMEQKYLSGYSDFVRLIAEFITLYKSNGYTDLPSEVFSDNLPHNPYLRERTRLFLEIVSPIFSGYQKKLQSTDQIDFSDMIHRATDAVNRGSFFLRYRYIVVDEFQDISVGRFQLIQALRKRCNAKVVCVGDDWQSIFRFAGSDIGLFTNFETYFGYSAVLRIEKTYRNSQELVTTSGKFVMENPKQLKKNLRSEVHNVQPVKVVPYKTSPAEALKIIVEDIVADFGDSAHVMVLGRTNYDIEPQGSCVFGEGFSLKKVRTAGSDTQTLVISEKYPHLVLEFLTVHRSKGLEADNVIILNLENRRLGFPNKIVDDPILELVLTQKDGYLYGEERRLFYVALTRTRNNVYLPVPQRKSLISVFVPELIHLDPENVSYPTEYSLTKKDAVLCPKCGAEMVKRHGKYGWFYGCSRYPDCRGTRPISYNDSGIKRT
- a CDS encoding UPF0058 family protein codes for the protein MHKEELIELHQIFYDIKEYFESINPDLKFPQYTALKIQPDQINRSKLEHKYAIFILGSELAASMKEFETISSRGIPTRMKELAEKTLKEMESEREH
- a CDS encoding carbon starvation CstA family protein — protein: MITFLAGIAILILGYFIWGKVAEKIFAPDDRLTPALAHPDRVERVPLSKKRNMLLQLLNIAGMGPIVGVALGMKFGAIVFLLLPIGNVIGGAVHDYYIGMISARNNGADVPILMEKFFGRRVSGLFLVLAAVCLVLVVTTFTNIPAQFIQTLIPLGSWVFVAAVIGIFLYYILSTLYPIDKIIGRMYPFIGGLLILITAAVCVACIPYAGLIPDIILTPEGITAAFTSHPDGQPLIPMLFITIACGILSGFHATQSPIVSRTMQSEKDGRKIFYGMMIAEGIIAMIWAAVTSILFALEPEMLASSNGNLIISTAVGVVLPAALASLSLVVFIFLSVTSGDTALRVLRTSVADYLKIDQTPAKLRILVLFPLVLLICGLLIWSNLSPTGYAVLWNYFAWFNQLIASCALLLATAYLASRAKPYLITAVPGTLILFMCISYIVWVSPAHLAGTPLGLGLPLAVSYAVAAVLSVILCAAAVFTGRRLGNDPVFSADAPAMYADE
- a CDS encoding ATP-grasp domain-containing protein, producing the protein MIHIIPKPTDTPDDNSTGMVMTELKKMGVPFAVLDLAAVDPFHLPVEGETIWACGIRQDGVQFELLKALELANHVINSPEAIATCASKVTTTAKLIHAGAPSPDTCFTNDKSVVAEFLAAHGGRAVYKPVYGFDGNGIYLFESVDQITEVPPYYVQEYVRNDRDYRIFVIGGKAVGAIKRESAHLTHNIHQGGCGCAVEIPPDMRAAAEAAATAVGIDYCGVDLLPLDDGGYTVLEVNGTPNWHCMTAPIPRLLAEYLVEQEKEGRK